In the Leptospira andrefontaineae genome, CATTTTGTAATCCTAACCAAAATTGAGGAGGAAGATCAAAGTATTTGCCTAATTTTAAAGCATAATTAGCTGAAATGCTTCGTTTGCCATGCATGATTTCACTTAGCCGAGATTGAGGAATTCCGGTATCCTTATAAAGTTGATACGCACTTAAACCCAAAGGTTTAAGGAATTCTTCATTTAAGATATCTCCAGGATGAGGGTTTTTAATCAATTTTTTCATAAACAAACTCAAGCAATCTAATTAATGATAATCAACAATCTCAACATCGTAGGCATCTTGCTCATGCCATCGAAAACATATTCTCCATTGATCATTTATTCTTATGCTATACTGCCCTTTTCTATTCCCTGAAAGTAACTCTAATTTATTGCCTGGCGGTGATTTTAGATTTTCAACACTTTGAGAGTTGTTGATCATCCTCAATTTCCTAAGAGCTATTTCCGAAATCTGATTTGGAATCGATTTAACAAATACACCTTTCCAGACTTTTTCTGTATCTTTATTCTCGAAACTTTTGATCAATTTACTAATACTTACATATATTGTAAGTATTGTCAATACAAATAATTAATAAAGGTTTCCCTACTCCCCCGGACAAGGATGTCCGGGATGTATTAAAATAATTCACAAGGTTTATGGCGCCTAACGACCAAGGCTTGACGACGTTTCGCGAGTGCGCAAGCACTTGGCATGAGGCTTGCCTTGCAAGACGAATGACAAAGCGAAATGTGGCGTAGCCCGAGCAAGAGTTGCGTAAGCAATCTCGAAGCGACGCGTCAGAGCCGAAAGTTAGGCGACGGTAGCTTATTTAACAAATATAGTTTTGACCAATATGTATAGAAGGATGAACAAAGGAGCTCCTATCGTAACGCCAACCAACCACTGCGCTGTTAACTTAACAGGACTCTCGATTTCCCTTAGTATTGGATTAATTTCCGAATATGCTTTTAAGAATTGATAAAGCTGTTTTATATCGCTTTCAAATAGATCTCCAACAAAACGAATACTTTCATTCCTTTGAAGATATAATTTCAGTATTGATTTTGAAGACTCACTCATACCTCCAAAATAGAACTTTTCTATCTCATTCAATTTGACAAACTTAGTTATTCCGGAAATTTCAGATAATTGAATTGAATCATTATCTGAAGATACAACCCATTTCTTCCTATCAGTTAATCTAAAAAATGCGTAGGAAATCAAAAAGAGACTTAAGAAAAAAGAAACAGCTAGTAGAATTCCATTTGCTCTTCCTACAAATAAGATAAATGAAATTATCAGTAAAATTATTCCTGAACTTAAGCTAAATGTGTGCTTAATATCATTTCCGGAATACGCTATTACTTTTGAATATTTTTGCATACTTTTCAGTGAAACTCTTGTCTTTGAATAAATATTTTTGAGAACGATAAATTGATAGCTACTGTCGCCTAACGACCAAGGGTTATCGACGTTGGCGTATCTGAGTCTCCGAAGGAGACGTTAGAGTCAGGCACGATCTTTTGCAATAGCAAAAGGCGTGACTGGAGCCAATGTGGCGAAGCCCAAGCGAGAGGGTCGCGAAAGCGATCCCCGAAGCGCAGCGATAAGCCGACAGTTAAGCGACGTGACTGCACGGACAACAATAGTGTCCCAACCTATCCTCTAATTACAGTAAAATTCAATACTGATAGATTGCTGACGTAAGTAATTTTCCATCCGTTTCAATCGCACATCCTAATTTACTCTTAGTGAAATTGTTAGAGCATTAAAGCGGTTACCCGCAAGGCAATATCGCAGGCCAACACTCCACTAGTGCGATGAAACGGATGCTCATAGAGAAAAATATCAGTAGTCTTAAAATGGATTTGTAAAATATCCAAGCTTAAAAATAAAAAAAGAAAATTTTGCAGTCATGTGCGCTTAACGACCAAGGCTTGACGACGTTTCGCGAGTGCGTAAGCACTTGGCACGAGACTTGCCCCGCAAGGCGAGTGACAAAGCGAAATGTGCCGAAGGCCAAGCGAGAGTCGCGCAGCGATCTCGAAGCGATGCGTCAGAGCCGACAGTTATGCGTAGTTCCGACTTGTTTATCTGCCATCTATGAATTTTAAGACAATTCCCACTGCTTTTCTATCCCAA is a window encoding:
- a CDS encoding HigA family addiction module antitoxin, whose amino-acid sequence is MKKLIKNPHPGDILNEEFLKPLGLSAYQLYKDTGIPQSRLSEIMHGKRSISANYALKLGKYFDLPPQFWLGLQNDYDLLEAERKIHNQLSKIKKYTVKNNLAKKVKTPSVA
- a CDS encoding type II toxin-antitoxin system RelE/ParE family toxin, with the protein product MTILTIYVSISKLIKSFENKDTEKVWKGVFVKSIPNQISEIALRKLRMINNSQSVENLKSPPGNKLELLSGNRKGQYSIRINDQWRICFRWHEQDAYDVEIVDYH